A window from Mangifera indica cultivar Alphonso chromosome 2, CATAS_Mindica_2.1, whole genome shotgun sequence encodes these proteins:
- the LOC123208708 gene encoding G-type lectin S-receptor-like serine/threonine-protein kinase At4g03230 — protein MEMIKGREQCVFFANQGREHEPEGKERNQDSLTACSQYHGQLSSSHYILGWSFKINGEAGALDLSSLPSIPQKKKKQTVTEILKWTGTSLAIVAGFIIVLILAIFFFIRWRRFRLEAKFLFDLKSEAKELEIDGKKGFNLKIFRLSSIMLATENFSSQSKLGEGGFGPVYKGLLPDGQEVAIKRLSKRSKQGLVEFKKELIIIAKLQHTNLVRLLGFCIQGQEKILVYEYMSNKSLDTYIFDANERRLFNWKKCFNMIEEIAHGLLYLHKYSRLRIIHRDLKANNILLDKNMNPKISDFGLAEVFATAESEASTNRVVGTRGYMAPEYAIGGVFSEKSDVFSFGVLVLEIISGKRGNNIIFYDDIPLNLVGYAWQLWKKGSAMELMNPSLRNSCCEEQVLRCINLALLCVEHNPIDRPIMSVVVSMLTLTSEGVKLPVPKQPAFCMERKIVGDNASGTNKAENTTNNLTISVMDPR, from the exons CTAACTGCTTGCTCTCAATATCATG GTCAGCTTTCTAGTTCTCATTATATTTTAGGGTGGAGTTTTAAAATCAATGGAGAAGCTGGAGCTCTTGATCTCTCTTCTCTTCCTTCAATTcctcagaaaaagaaaaagcagaCAG TTACTGAGATATTGAAATGGACGGGGACTTCACTTGCTATAGTGGCTGGATTTATCATTGTACTCATCTTGgctatttttttcttcattagaTGGAGAAGATTTCGACTAGAAG CAAAGTTTCTATTTGACTTAAAGAGTGAAGCAAAGGAGCTTGAGATTGATGGAAAGAAAGGCTtcaacttgaaaatatttagaCTGTCATCAATTATGTTAGCAACAGAGAACTTCTCATCTCAAAGTAAACTTGGAGAGGGTGGGTTTGGACCGGTTTACAAG gGTTTGTTGCCTGACGGCCAAGAAGTAGCAATAAAGAGACTATCAAAAAGATCAAAACAAGGACTAGTAGAGTTCAAGAAAGagcttataataatagctaaaTTACAACATACCAATCTGGTGCGGCTCTTGGGTTTCTGCATTCAAGGCCAAGAGAAAATTTTGGTCTATGAATACATGTCAAATAAAAGTTTGGACACTTATATATTTG aTGCTAATGAAAGAAGGTTGTTCAATTGGAAAAAATGTTTTAACATGATTGAAGAAATAGCTCACGGACTGCTTTATTTACACAAGTATTCAAGATTGAGAATAATTCATAGAGACTTAAAAGCCAACAACATATTGCTTGACAAAAATATGAATCCTAAGATATCCGACTTTGGGTTGGCAGAAGTGTTTGCCACAGCTGAATCTGAAGCAAGTACAAATAGAGTTGTGGGAACACG TGGTTATATGGCTCCTGAATACGCTATAGGCGGGGTATTCTCTGAGAAATCTGATGTATTTAGTTTTGGAGTGTTGGTTTTGGAGATCATAAGTGGTAAGAGGGGGAACAACATTATCTTTTATGATGACATACCTCTCAACCTTGTTGGATAT GCATGGCAGTTGTGGAAGAAAGGTTCAGCCATGGAGCTAATGAATCCTTCACTTCGTAATTCATGTTGTGAAGAGCAGGTTCTGAGATGCATTAACTTGGCTCTGCTTTGTGTTGAACACAATCCAATAGACAGACCTATCATGTCAGTAGTTGTTTCTATGTTAACATTAACAAGTGAAGGTGTAAAATTACCAGTGCCAAAACAGCCTGCATTTTGCATGGAAAGAAAGATTGTTGGGGACAATGCGAGTGGCACAAACAAGGCAGAGAATACAACAAATAACTTAACTATATCTGTGATGGATCCACGATGA
- the LOC123201012 gene encoding L-type lectin-domain containing receptor kinase V.9-like: MVSSYSITLQFLSVFVPSMSNFPIFFSVLLCFSTLVSSQLNELFFPGFKDFSTNITLRQAAIIEKNGILHLTKNSGLTEGQAFYRSPIQFKNSTNQQVFNFSSTFVPGIVSHLPDFGGLAFTISPSIELSGLPSQYLGLLNSTNDGNFRNHLVAVEFDTVQDFEFGDIDGNHVGIDINSLISNKSSTAAYLDNSSTIQNLSLKTGKPILAWIDYDASENLLNVTICPNYPRPRLPLLSYKVNLSPIFHEFMYIGFTAATGRLSSSHYISGWSFKINGEAGAPDLSSLPSIPQKKKKRTGLTIDLRILNYSR, encoded by the coding sequence ATGGTTTCTTCCTACTCCATTACTTTGCAATTTCTCTCCGTTTTTGTACCTTCCATGAGCAATTTTCCCATATTTTTCTCTGTTCTCTTGTGTTTCTCCACTCTAGTATCATCCCAACTCAATGAACTCTTTTTTCCAGGATTCAAAGATTTTAGCACCAACATAACCTTACGTCAAGCTGCAATAATCGAGAAAAATGGCATTCTTCACCTAACAAAAAATTCCGGTCTTACAGAAGGTCAAGCCTTCTATCGCTCGCCGATCCAGTTCAAGAACTCCACAAATCAACAAGTCTTTAATTTCTCATCCACATTTGTTCCAGGTATCGTCTCTCACCTTCCAGATTTTGGTGGCCTCGCCTTCACCATATCACCATCTATTGAACTCAGTGGTTTACCAAGTCAGTATCTAGGACTCCTTAATTCAACCAATGATGGAAACTTCAGAAATCATTTAGTTGCCGTTGAGTTTGATACAGTTCAAGATTTTGAGTTTGGAGATATCGACGGCAACCATGTTGGCATCGACATCAACAGCTTGATTTCGAATAAATCTTCAACTGCAGCATACTTGGATAACAGTTCAACCATACAAAACTTGAGTCTCAAGACTGGAAAGCCAATCTTGGCATGGATCGACTACGATGCATCTGAAAATTTACTAAATGTCACCATCTGTCCAAACTATCCCAGACCAAGATTGCCCTTATTGTCTTATAAAGTAAATCTTTCACCCATCTTTCATGAGTTCATGTATATTGGCTTCACTGCTGCAACAGGTAGGCTTTCTAGTTCTCATTATATTTCAGGGTGGAGTTTTAAAATCAATGGAGAAGCTGGAGCTCCTGATCTCTCTTCTCTTCCTTCAATTcctcagaaaaagaaaaagcggACAGGTTTGACAATTGACCTTCGAATACTAAATTATAGTAGATAG
- the LOC123208707 gene encoding L-type lectin-domain containing receptor kinase V.9-like, with amino-acid sequence MLISVSPARFCSLRLKYRLQRHPLSHTAPPLNNPTLFTRNSKATHFVPRKKCAANNNYTVSLSVASRDFKDFNDAEVVMQQKPQETQGVKEKSFWGAVGLIIGTAVGLCIVPRFQELGGNGLAFTISPSNELSGLQSRYLGLFNITNMGNFANHLFAVEFDKFQSDDFGDIDDNHVGIDINSLVSNKSSTATYFDNTSTLQNLSLTSGTPILAWIDYYATENLLNVTISPNYPRPRLPLLSFNVNLSPIFHEFMYIGFSATGQLSSSYYILGWSLKINGEAGALDLSSLPSIPQKKKKQTDLTIGLCILNYSR; translated from the exons ATGCTTATCTCTGTTTCGCCAGCAAGATTTTGCTCACTTCGCCTTAAGTACCGCCTTCAAAGACACCCCCTTTCTCACACAGCACCGCCTCTCAATAATCCTACATTGTTCACCAGAAACTCCAAGGCTACCCATTTTGTTCCCAGAAAAAAATGCGCAGCTAATAATAACTATACTGTTTCTCTCTCGGTTGCTTCTCGTGATTTTAAAGATTTCAATGATGCTGAAGTTGTCATGCAACAGAAACCTCAGGAGACACAAGGAGTGAAGGAGAAGAGTTTCTGGGGTGCTGTTGGTTTGATAATTGGTACAGCTGTGGGACTGT GTATCGTCCCTCGGTTTCAAGAACTTGGTGGCAATGGCCTCGCCTTCACCATATCGCCATCTAATGAACTCAGTGGTTTACAAAGTCGGTATCTAGGACTctttaatataactaatatgGGAAACTTCGCAAATCATTTATTTGCAGTTGAGTTTGATAAATTTCAAAGTGATGACTTCGGAGATATCGACGACAACCATGTTGGCATCGACATCAACAGCTTGGTTTCGAATAAATCTTCAACTGCAACTTACTTCGATAACACTTCAACCTTACAAAATTTGAGTCTCACGAGTGGCACACCAATCTTGGCATGGATCGATTACTATGCAACTGAAAATTTACTAAATGTCACCATCTCTCCAAACTATCCCAGACCAAGATTGCCCTTATTGTCTTTTAACGTAAATCTTTCACCCATCTTTCATGAGTTCATGTATATTGGTTTCTCTGCAACAGGTCAACTTTCTAgttcttattatattttaggGTGGAGTCTTAAAATCAATGGAGAAGCTGGAGCTCTTGATCTCTCTTCTCTTCCTTCGATTCctcagaagaagaaaaagcagACAGATTTGACAATTGGCCTTTGTATACTAAATTATAGTAGATAG